In one Sporomusa sphaeroides DSM 2875 genomic region, the following are encoded:
- a CDS encoding ammonia-forming cytochrome c nitrite reductase subunit c552, translating to MNKTQKVLAAFLVLIILFTGAVLSRIWLFKPQSAVQLVKLPAGEYNIETWGKNYPLYYESYQKNLETAPSPTGYGGGINIQKSERQPELFVNFKGNPFSKDYTEDRGHQYAMHDLRESKRIGPAAKGACVTCKTPYLEQFYQEMGWGYASRPLNELMDRAKDHPINCANCHDPETMGLRVINPAFIEAMQRRGIDVSKASREEMRSYVCGQCHSEYYFEPGTFKVIFPWDKGLTPQEMYEYYSGKPNGFEYDFLQTDSKVPVLKAQHPDYEEWQNGVHGKFGVSCADCHMPYMRKNGQKYSSHWMTSPLKTLNESCSPCHTQGQELLFNQVKAYQDNTWQLQHMAGENVARAHEAIQKASQIPNVNQTELANARELLRRAQWYWDYMAASNSMGFHNPVQGLNTLGQSIDLSHQAVNAANKAAGTNSL from the coding sequence TTGAATAAGACCCAAAAAGTCTTGGCTGCTTTCCTCGTGCTTATTATCCTGTTTACAGGAGCGGTGCTTAGCCGTATATGGTTGTTTAAACCGCAATCAGCAGTGCAGTTGGTTAAACTTCCGGCAGGAGAATATAACATCGAAACCTGGGGTAAAAACTACCCGCTGTATTACGAAAGCTATCAGAAGAATTTAGAAACCGCACCTTCGCCGACAGGTTATGGTGGCGGCATTAATATTCAAAAATCAGAAAGACAGCCTGAATTATTTGTCAACTTCAAAGGCAATCCCTTCAGCAAAGATTATACCGAAGATCGCGGTCACCAGTATGCGATGCACGATTTGCGGGAATCCAAGCGTATTGGTCCGGCAGCTAAAGGGGCATGCGTTACCTGTAAAACACCGTATCTGGAGCAATTTTATCAGGAAATGGGCTGGGGTTATGCCAGTCGACCGCTTAATGAACTCATGGACCGGGCCAAAGATCATCCGATCAACTGTGCTAACTGTCATGATCCTGAGACTATGGGATTGCGGGTAATTAATCCGGCCTTTATCGAAGCTATGCAACGGCGTGGCATAGATGTCAGCAAGGCCAGCCGTGAAGAGATGCGTTCTTATGTATGTGGTCAATGCCATTCTGAGTACTATTTTGAGCCAGGTACCTTCAAAGTAATATTTCCCTGGGATAAAGGCCTGACTCCTCAGGAAATGTATGAGTATTATTCCGGCAAACCGAACGGATTTGAATATGATTTTCTGCAAACCGATTCAAAAGTGCCTGTTTTAAAGGCGCAACATCCCGATTATGAAGAATGGCAAAATGGGGTTCATGGCAAATTTGGTGTGTCCTGTGCTGATTGCCATATGCCCTATATGCGAAAAAACGGACAGAAGTATAGTTCGCACTGGATGACAAGCCCGTTAAAGACGCTCAATGAATCTTGTTCCCCCTGCCATACCCAGGGACAGGAACTTTTATTCAACCAGGTTAAGGCCTATCAGGATAATACCTGGCAGCTTCAGCATATGGCGGGAGAAAATGTTGCCAGAGCCCATGAAGCCATTCAAAAAGCCAGTCAAATCCCGAATGTCAATCAGACTGAACTGGCCAATGCCCGTGAATTGCTGCGCCGGGCTCAATGGTATTGGGATTACATGGCAGCCTCCAACAGTATGGGGTTCCATAATCCGGTTCAAGGACTTAACACGCTGGGGCAGTCCATTGATTTATCTCATCAGGCTGTTAATGCTGCCAATAAAGCAGCAGGAACCAACTCTCTATGA
- the aroH gene encoding chorismate mutase: protein MLRGVRGATTVTANQCEEIFERVAELLAAIVRENAMNTEDIGAVIFSSTPDLNAAFPAAGARKLGWTQVPLFGTQEIECPEALPLCIRVLILWNTDTCQQDIKHIYLHDAMVLRQDITA from the coding sequence ATGCTGCGTGGCGTTCGAGGCGCGACAACTGTTACCGCAAACCAATGTGAAGAAATCTTTGAGCGCGTGGCTGAACTTCTAGCGGCAATTGTACGGGAAAATGCGATGAATACCGAAGATATTGGCGCTGTGATATTCAGCTCAACCCCTGATTTAAACGCGGCTTTTCCGGCTGCAGGTGCAAGAAAACTCGGCTGGACACAAGTGCCATTGTTTGGCACCCAGGAAATAGAGTGTCCTGAAGCGCTGCCGCTGTGTATCAGGGTATTGATTCTTTGGAATACCGATACTTGTCAGCAGGATATCAAGCATATTTATTTGCATGACGCAATGGTTTTACGTCAGGATATCACAGCGTAA
- a CDS encoding C40 family peptidase, translating to MVAFCLFFGTAAFAHASGTYESGDRGADVAAIQTQLTELGFDAGAADGDFGDLTVSAVKAFQKARGLEPDGVVGAQTYRALMGRDIPASRDSSTTSVRRIIQTSLRYQGVPYVFGGTSPGGFDCSGFTRFVFAQSGISLPRMADEQFAVGRPVSYSRLQPGDLVFFTTYAPGASHSGIYIGDGNFISATSSRGVAIASMSSSYWGPRYIGARRVM from the coding sequence ATTGTTGCTTTTTGTCTCTTTTTTGGGACCGCTGCTTTTGCCCATGCTTCAGGTACATATGAATCCGGTGACCGAGGCGCTGATGTAGCCGCTATTCAAACTCAGCTTACTGAGCTTGGTTTTGATGCCGGCGCAGCAGATGGTGATTTTGGCGACTTAACGGTCAGTGCTGTCAAGGCTTTTCAAAAAGCTCGGGGTCTTGAGCCTGATGGTGTAGTTGGAGCACAAACTTATCGTGCTTTGATGGGGCGGGATATTCCTGCCAGCCGTGATTCTTCCACAACTTCGGTACGGCGTATTATTCAGACATCGCTGCGTTATCAAGGTGTGCCTTATGTATTTGGTGGGACAAGCCCTGGCGGTTTCGACTGTTCCGGCTTTACTCGCTTCGTATTTGCCCAGAGTGGTATCTCTCTGCCGCGAATGGCTGATGAACAGTTTGCAGTTGGGCGGCCTGTGTCTTACAGTCGTCTTCAACCCGGTGATTTGGTGTTTTTCACTACCTACGCACCGGGAGCATCTCACAGCGGCATCTATATTGGTGATGGTAATTTTATCAGCGCTACGTCCAGCCGCGGTGTGGCTATTGCCAGTATGAGCAGTAGCTATTGGGGTCCGCGCTACATTGGCGCCCGCCGGGTGATGTAA
- a CDS encoding nickel-dependent hydrogenase large subunit — protein MKRIVVDPINRIEGHLRVEIEVDEATGKVEDALSSGTAWRGIELIVNGRDPRDAWMFVQRICGVCTTVHALGSLRAVEDALGIEIPKNANFIRNIIAGTQMVHDHLVHFYHLHALDWVSPVAALRADPAATAALQNTVLEKYSLTFEGPVSFDTNAYPKEFPKATTAYFREIQNKIKGIVESGQLGLFSAHYWDHPDYNVLPPEAHLMAVSHYLNMLDRQREIVIPHVIFGGKNPHPHYIVGGMPCSISMNDMNAPINTERLAVVDTAINLTIDLVNNFYIPDALVIGDLFVKAGFADGGGLAGQRVLAFGDFPEDRYSGTSNGDYFKNLLIRANGVVENFGQGIGQAVFHPLEGKDLTDPNVLTEGVEHSWYRYPEAGKDLHPWNGVTTPQYTEPKEGTKTNWKYLNEDGKYSWIKTPKWNGKMAEVGPLAKYIIVYTKVKQGIIGEPTWAEKFMVDQIEAVSKALNLPPEKWMPTTVGRTAARALDAQLHAYIAKYFFDKLINSIKAGDTTVANTATWDPATWPKEAKGVGLHEAPRGGLSHWVTIKNGKIENYQAIVPSTWNACPRDGKAGYGAYEASMIDTKVKIAEKPLEILRVLHSFDPCLACATHLYDKEGKELAVVRTDPYL, from the coding sequence ATGAAACGCATAGTTGTTGATCCGATAAACCGGATTGAAGGCCACCTGCGGGTTGAAATAGAAGTAGATGAAGCTACCGGCAAAGTGGAAGATGCTCTTTCAAGCGGCACTGCCTGGAGGGGGATTGAATTAATAGTAAACGGGAGGGATCCACGGGATGCCTGGATGTTTGTCCAGAGAATCTGCGGTGTTTGTACTACCGTACATGCTTTAGGCAGCTTGCGGGCGGTTGAAGATGCGTTAGGTATCGAAATTCCCAAAAACGCCAACTTTATTCGCAATATAATAGCCGGTACGCAAATGGTGCATGATCATCTTGTCCATTTTTATCATTTGCATGCCCTGGACTGGGTCAGCCCGGTAGCGGCGCTCAGAGCCGACCCGGCAGCTACGGCGGCGCTGCAGAACACGGTACTGGAAAAATACAGCCTTACGTTTGAGGGCCCTGTCAGTTTTGACACCAACGCCTATCCTAAAGAGTTTCCGAAGGCAACAACCGCGTACTTCAGGGAAATTCAAAATAAAATAAAAGGCATTGTCGAGAGCGGCCAACTGGGTCTTTTTTCGGCCCATTACTGGGATCATCCCGACTATAACGTGCTGCCGCCGGAAGCTCATCTGATGGCTGTATCCCATTATCTGAACATGCTTGACCGTCAGCGGGAAATTGTTATTCCCCATGTTATCTTCGGCGGCAAAAACCCTCATCCGCATTATATTGTCGGCGGGATGCCCTGTTCCATTTCCATGAATGATATGAATGCACCTATTAACACCGAACGGTTAGCCGTAGTGGATACTGCGATAAATCTAACAATAGATTTGGTAAATAATTTTTACATACCGGATGCGCTGGTCATTGGCGATTTGTTTGTCAAAGCAGGTTTTGCCGACGGCGGCGGTTTAGCCGGGCAACGGGTGCTGGCCTTTGGCGATTTCCCCGAAGACCGCTATAGCGGAACTTCCAATGGGGATTATTTTAAAAATCTGCTAATCCGTGCCAACGGGGTTGTAGAAAACTTTGGTCAGGGTATTGGCCAGGCTGTTTTCCATCCGCTGGAAGGTAAAGACCTGACTGATCCGAATGTATTGACCGAAGGTGTTGAACATTCTTGGTACCGTTATCCTGAAGCCGGCAAGGACCTTCATCCCTGGAACGGTGTTACCACTCCGCAATATACCGAACCGAAAGAAGGGACCAAGACCAACTGGAAGTATCTTAACGAGGATGGCAAATATTCCTGGATTAAGACACCCAAATGGAATGGTAAAATGGCTGAAGTTGGCCCGCTGGCTAAATATATTATTGTGTATACCAAGGTTAAACAAGGCATTATCGGTGAGCCAACCTGGGCGGAAAAATTCATGGTTGACCAGATTGAGGCAGTGTCCAAAGCATTAAATCTGCCGCCGGAAAAATGGATGCCGACTACAGTAGGGCGTACGGCAGCCCGCGCTTTGGATGCACAGCTGCATGCGTATATTGCCAAGTATTTCTTTGATAAACTGATAAACAGTATTAAAGCCGGCGACACAACAGTAGCTAACACGGCTACCTGGGATCCGGCAACCTGGCCGAAGGAAGCCAAAGGAGTGGGTCTGCACGAAGCGCCGCGAGGCGGCCTGAGTCATTGGGTAACCATTAAAAACGGCAAAATTGAAAACTATCAGGCGATTGTTCCTTCCACCTGGAACGCTTGTCCCCGGGACGGAAAAGCCGGCTATGGCGCTTATGAAGCCAGTATGATTGATACCAAAGTAAAGATTGCCGAAAAGCCGCTTGAAATACTGCGGGTGCTTCACTCTTTTGACCCTTGTCTGGCTTGTGCCACTCATCTCTATGACAAAGAAGGCAAGGAACTTGCAGTAGTTCGCACCGACCCGTATTTATAA
- a CDS encoding radical SAM/SPASM domain-containing protein codes for MIGCTKLLCGTATVSDIVKYGRSSRHLPPQMLQFSSDATPIVVWNSTNRCNLNCQHCYICAEDRDYAGEFTTAEAKSFIDDLAGMKVPVLLFSGGEPLVRQDLFELGAYTLEKGIRPVISTNGTLITPQMAKRIKDTGFQYVGVSVDGNEEVHDYFRGKKGAFKETLAGIRNSIAAGNKTGIRFTVNKLNYHTLPDILDIVEQEKIPRFCMYHLVYAGRGKEMAELDTTAEQKRQTIEYLIERTLDFHKRGVEVEILTTDNHADGIYILQHFERTQPERVPEIKELLGMHGGCSAGQKMANVDPQGDVHACQFWGHKSLGNVRTQSFSQIWHNAQDEFLCKLRDKQSHVTGRCGECRYKSFCGGCRIRAEAVSGDMWSEDPACYLTDYKE; via the coding sequence ATGATAGGTTGCACCAAATTGCTTTGCGGCACGGCGACTGTGTCCGACATCGTAAAATATGGTCGTAGTTCCCGCCACTTGCCGCCCCAGATGCTTCAATTTTCCTCAGACGCAACACCCATTGTCGTATGGAATTCGACCAACCGCTGTAATCTCAATTGCCAGCACTGTTATATCTGTGCTGAAGACCGTGATTATGCAGGTGAGTTTACTACTGCTGAAGCCAAGAGTTTTATTGATGACCTGGCAGGCATGAAAGTGCCTGTATTACTGTTTTCCGGCGGTGAACCACTTGTCCGCCAGGATTTGTTTGAACTGGGGGCTTATACCCTTGAGAAGGGCATTCGCCCGGTTATTTCAACAAATGGCACGCTCATTACCCCGCAGATGGCCAAACGTATTAAAGATACCGGCTTCCAGTATGTTGGCGTTAGTGTTGACGGCAATGAAGAAGTCCACGACTATTTCCGGGGGAAAAAAGGGGCCTTTAAAGAAACTCTTGCCGGCATCCGCAACTCTATTGCTGCCGGTAATAAAACAGGGATCCGTTTTACTGTTAACAAGCTGAATTATCATACATTGCCCGATATTTTAGATATTGTTGAACAAGAGAAGATTCCTCGTTTCTGTATGTATCATCTGGTATATGCCGGACGAGGCAAGGAAATGGCTGAACTTGATACCACTGCTGAACAGAAACGCCAGACAATTGAATATTTAATTGAACGGACACTGGATTTTCACAAGCGTGGCGTGGAAGTTGAAATTCTTACCACCGATAATCATGCCGACGGCATCTACATTCTGCAACATTTTGAGCGTACTCAGCCGGAACGGGTACCCGAAATTAAAGAGCTTTTGGGTATGCATGGCGGCTGTTCGGCCGGACAGAAAATGGCCAATGTTGATCCCCAGGGTGATGTTCATGCCTGTCAGTTCTGGGGCCATAAATCGCTTGGCAATGTTCGCACACAATCATTCAGTCAAATCTGGCACAATGCACAAGATGAATTTTTGTGCAAGCTGCGTGATAAACAAAGCCATGTCACCGGTCGCTGTGGCGAGTGCCGCTACAAAAGTTTCTGTGGTGGCTGCCGGATAAGGGCAGAGGCAGTATCGGGTGATATGTGGAGCGAAGATCCGGCGTGCTATCTTACTGATTACAAGGAGTAA
- a CDS encoding NapC/NirT family cytochrome c translates to MAILEWKNYLERKTLTFMLIGALAAIAGFAIAGGGIAYADKASFCSSCHSMQHAAVTWQASNHRQFSCGDCHLPQENLVEKMIVKGQTGMHDTYHEFLRDYPDTIRISAKGRAIVNDNCARCHAYTIGNTFMSASGGHACTKCHRGMIHNQIVVKEGVPVE, encoded by the coding sequence GTGGCTATATTGGAATGGAAAAATTATCTGGAAAGAAAAACTCTTACCTTCATGCTGATTGGCGCATTAGCAGCCATTGCCGGGTTTGCCATAGCAGGCGGCGGCATAGCTTATGCAGATAAGGCTTCCTTTTGCAGCAGCTGCCACTCCATGCAGCATGCAGCGGTTACCTGGCAAGCGTCCAATCACCGTCAGTTTAGCTGCGGGGATTGCCATTTGCCTCAGGAGAACCTGGTTGAGAAAATGATTGTCAAAGGACAAACCGGTATGCATGACACCTATCATGAATTCTTGCGTGATTATCCTGATACTATTCGGATTAGCGCCAAAGGCAGAGCTATTGTAAACGATAACTGTGCCCGTTGCCATGCCTATACGATCGGCAATACATTTATGTCGGCAAGCGGCGGGCACGCCTGCACCAAATGCCACCGCGGCATGATTCATAATCAGATTGTAGTTAAGGAGGGTGTTCCTGTTGAATAA
- a CDS encoding hydrogenase small subunit, whose translation MEKRDTLWGLFQKKNISRRDFVKTCVALTSIMGLSTELIPRVIEAAEKKPLLPVIWLHGHECTGCDESFIRSQSPLASDLVLNMIALEYMDVLAATAGEPLEHHLEETIKKYAGQYVLVFEGAVPTAEAGIYCMVGGKPMLETLKHVAKNAAAIIENGSCAAWGGIQAARPNPTKSVAVSEIVSGKPIIKVPGCPPIPEVLTGTIMHYVLFGQLPPVDNQGRPKQFFGNRIHDTCYRRPFFDSGMFVEKFDDIASKAGWCLYKVGCRGPEAYNSCGNIRWWNGLSYPIQAGAPCVACAANNFWDNDPFYERLPNIPVPNTIVNADKVGAILAGVTAAGVATHGIASYVQHKMHESKAEKAQDGTDETKPERGQDNE comes from the coding sequence ATGGAAAAGCGGGATACCCTTTGGGGATTATTTCAAAAGAAAAATATCAGCAGGCGTGATTTCGTTAAAACATGCGTGGCTCTGACCAGTATTATGGGGCTGTCTACCGAACTAATACCCCGTGTCATTGAAGCGGCAGAGAAAAAACCGTTGCTGCCGGTCATTTGGCTGCATGGTCATGAGTGTACAGGTTGCGACGAGAGCTTTATTCGTTCCCAGTCACCGTTGGCTTCCGATCTGGTACTTAATATGATTGCTCTTGAATACATGGATGTATTGGCTGCCACTGCCGGCGAGCCACTGGAACATCACCTGGAAGAAACAATAAAAAAATATGCGGGTCAGTATGTTCTGGTTTTTGAAGGTGCTGTGCCTACTGCGGAAGCTGGCATATACTGTATGGTTGGCGGAAAACCCATGCTTGAGACATTGAAGCATGTCGCTAAAAATGCGGCAGCGATTATTGAAAATGGTTCCTGTGCCGCCTGGGGCGGAATTCAAGCCGCCAGACCCAATCCCACCAAGTCGGTGGCAGTAAGTGAAATTGTTAGTGGCAAGCCGATTATCAAGGTGCCTGGCTGTCCGCCGATTCCGGAAGTGCTGACAGGTACCATTATGCATTATGTTCTTTTCGGCCAGTTACCACCTGTTGATAATCAGGGACGGCCTAAACAATTTTTTGGCAATCGCATCCATGATACTTGTTATCGGCGTCCATTTTTTGATTCCGGTATGTTTGTGGAAAAATTTGACGATATTGCCAGCAAGGCCGGCTGGTGTCTGTACAAGGTGGGCTGCCGGGGGCCGGAAGCTTATAATTCCTGCGGCAATATACGCTGGTGGAATGGTCTGAGTTATCCCATCCAGGCAGGTGCGCCCTGTGTTGCCTGTGCCGCCAATAACTTCTGGGATAATGATCCTTTCTATGAACGGCTGCCTAACATCCCTGTGCCTAATACTATTGTCAATGCAGACAAAGTTGGCGCTATCTTGGCCGGCGTGACTGCCGCCGGTGTAGCGACTCATGGTATTGCATCTTATGTTCAGCACAAAATGCATGAGTCTAAAGCAGAAAAAGCGCAGGACGGCACGGATGAAACCAAGCCGGAACGCGGCCAGGACAATGAATAG
- a CDS encoding HyaD/HybD family hydrogenase maturation endopeptidase has protein sequence MEKIVVLGIGNILMQDEGFGVRVVEELTRRYTFPDTVEVLDGGTLGMELLRFIKGADRLLIIDAINGGSEPGAFFQFANEEVKAYFKHKVSMHELGIQDVLAALEVLEEPVKDVVVLGVQPAVIDVGLELSETVQASVDNAICRTLRVLDSWGINCLPLT, from the coding sequence ATGGAAAAAATCGTTGTTTTGGGTATCGGCAATATTTTAATGCAGGACGAAGGTTTTGGCGTCCGGGTGGTTGAGGAACTTACCCGGCGTTATACCTTTCCGGATACTGTTGAAGTTCTTGACGGCGGTACGCTTGGCATGGAATTGCTGCGCTTTATCAAAGGCGCTGACCGGCTGCTGATTATTGATGCCATTAATGGCGGCAGTGAACCAGGGGCTTTTTTTCAGTTTGCCAATGAGGAAGTCAAGGCTTATTTTAAACATAAAGTATCTATGCACGAACTGGGGATTCAGGACGTGCTGGCGGCGCTGGAAGTATTGGAAGAGCCGGTGAAAGACGTGGTTGTATTAGGAGTTCAGCCGGCCGTTATTGATGTTGGTTTAGAATTAAGTGAAACAGTACAAGCTAGTGTTGACAATGCTATCTGCAGGACATTGCGAGTATTAGATTCTTGGGGTATAAACTGCCTGCCGCTTACATAG
- the cybH gene encoding Ni/Fe-hydrogenase, b-type cytochrome subunit, protein MRQGAMKPYYLFSPWTRIFHWVMVICTFILFLTGLYIGNPFFLGTQGIEPTFAVNHVLSMEMIRYIHFIAGYVLIISFIPRIYGFIINPGDRLLPKPWTKLYWTGIMDTQMHYMFMRGKHRPYLRNSLARSGYLAVYLMFLIEAITGLAMYYMIEPNRFLAKVFGPFNNWLVNEYTVHIIHHFVAWCIILFVIVHVYMAIRADFTEKGGEISAMFSGVKYMEEEPDDLDDISKDNLKTKIK, encoded by the coding sequence ATGCGTCAAGGAGCAATGAAACCTTATTACCTGTTTAGCCCGTGGACGCGGATTTTCCATTGGGTTATGGTAATATGTACATTTATTCTGTTTCTTACCGGCCTGTACATTGGCAATCCTTTTTTCCTGGGGACACAGGGAATAGAGCCAACGTTTGCCGTTAATCATGTTTTATCGATGGAAATGATAAGGTATATTCATTTTATCGCAGGCTATGTGCTTATCATCTCCTTTATTCCCCGCATTTACGGCTTTATCATTAATCCCGGCGACAGGCTTTTGCCTAAGCCGTGGACTAAGCTGTACTGGACTGGAATTATGGATACGCAGATGCATTATATGTTCATGCGCGGCAAGCATCGTCCCTATCTCCGGAATTCATTGGCCAGATCAGGCTATCTGGCGGTATATCTTATGTTTCTGATTGAAGCCATAACCGGTTTGGCGATGTACTACATGATTGAGCCTAACCGGTTCCTGGCAAAAGTATTTGGCCCGTTTAACAACTGGCTGGTTAACGAATACACTGTTCATATCATTCACCATTTTGTTGCATGGTGTATCATCTTGTTTGTCATTGTGCACGTATATATGGCAATCAGGGCTGACTTTACCGAAAAAGGCGGCGAGATATCGGCTATGTTCTCCGGTGTCAAGTATATGGAAGAAGAACCTGATGATTTGGATGATATTAGCAAAGATAACCTGAAAACTAAGATAAAGTAA
- a CDS encoding glycosyltransferase family 2 protein has protein sequence MASPENVISIVVPVFNEQDNIDNFYQEVVNAMEPLAYSYELIFIDDGSSDATPFILERLVNADKRVRALIMARNFGHQVALTCGLDHAKGDAVITMDGDMQHPPEMLPQLLAKWEEGFQVVQTVRINTEGVSWFKSFTSGMFYKLMNAMSNVQVTEGGSDFRLLDKQVVDSFRRFRERARFIRGMISAIGYRQTKIEFVAPKRFAGQSKFSLKRMLHFALDGITAYSKTPLRFAFYIGLALGFSSIVLTGHVVYIRLFTDEAVPGWATITASILLLGGLQLAGIGIIGEYVGRIFEEVKQRPLYWLQADLSRQQNKGNE, from the coding sequence ATGGCTTCACCGGAAAATGTAATATCTATTGTTGTGCCGGTATTTAACGAACAGGATAATATCGACAACTTTTATCAGGAAGTTGTTAATGCTATGGAGCCGCTGGCCTATTCTTATGAACTCATTTTTATCGATGATGGTTCAAGTGATGCTACTCCGTTTATCTTAGAACGTTTAGTCAATGCGGACAAGCGGGTACGGGCGCTCATTATGGCTCGCAATTTTGGTCATCAGGTGGCTTTAACCTGCGGACTGGATCATGCAAAAGGGGATGCCGTTATTACCATGGATGGCGATATGCAGCATCCGCCTGAGATGCTGCCGCAGTTGCTTGCCAAATGGGAAGAAGGTTTCCAGGTAGTCCAGACAGTGAGAATTAATACTGAAGGAGTATCCTGGTTTAAAAGCTTTACCTCAGGCATGTTTTATAAACTGATGAATGCCATGTCTAATGTACAGGTTACCGAGGGTGGCTCTGATTTTAGATTATTAGATAAACAGGTGGTAGATAGTTTTCGGCGCTTTCGGGAACGTGCCAGATTTATTCGAGGTATGATCAGCGCGATTGGCTATCGGCAGACTAAGATTGAATTTGTTGCGCCGAAACGCTTTGCCGGGCAATCCAAATTCTCATTAAAGCGAATGCTGCATTTTGCGCTTGATGGTATAACGGCATATTCTAAAACACCGCTCCGGTTTGCCTTTTATATTGGACTGGCCCTGGGGTTTAGCAGCATTGTGCTGACAGGCCATGTTGTTTATATTAGGCTTTTTACCGATGAAGCTGTTCCGGGCTGGGCGACAATTACGGCCAGTATTTTGCTGTTGGGCGGTTTGCAATTAGCGGGCATTGGTATTATTGGTGAATATGTCGGGAGAATATTTGAAGAAGTGAAACAGCGTCCGCTCTACTGGCTTCAGGCTGATCTGAGTCGGCAGCAAAATAAAGGTAACGAGTAG
- the nirJ2 gene encoding putative heme d1 biosynthesis radical SAM protein NirJ2: protein MIISWNTTQQCNINCIHCYRDAGAKRSDELSTAEGKKLLSEIARAGFKIMILSGGEPMLRADIYELITHAAAVGLRPVLGTNGIMLTGEVPARLKSAGLMCAGISVDSCDAERHDTFRGVKGAWQQTMEGIKSCREAGLPFQLHTTVTNWNENEITRITDLAVELGAVAHHIFFLVPAGRGKDIEETTLKTAEYEALLTRILDKQATTSIEIKPTCAPQFMRIAKERGVPMRYTRGCLAGTTYCVILPNGDVQPCPYLPLKVGNVREAAFDTIWQDSKVFQELRQEPLKGGCGSCGYDSLCGGCRARAYYYSDGDYLAEEPWCNRGNR from the coding sequence ATGATAATCTCATGGAATACCACACAACAGTGTAATATCAATTGTATACACTGTTACCGCGATGCGGGCGCTAAACGTTCTGATGAGCTAAGCACCGCTGAAGGCAAAAAATTGCTTAGCGAGATCGCCAGAGCCGGCTTTAAGATTATGATTTTAAGCGGTGGCGAGCCCATGCTGCGCGCTGATATCTATGAACTCATTACCCATGCTGCTGCCGTCGGGCTTAGACCAGTACTCGGCACCAATGGCATTATGCTAACCGGTGAGGTTCCGGCCAGGCTGAAGTCTGCCGGGTTAATGTGCGCAGGCATAAGTGTAGACAGCTGTGATGCTGAACGTCATGACACCTTCCGGGGAGTGAAAGGCGCTTGGCAGCAAACCATGGAGGGGATTAAAAGCTGCCGGGAAGCCGGTTTGCCTTTCCAGCTCCATACCACCGTGACCAACTGGAATGAAAATGAAATTACCAGGATTACCGATCTGGCTGTTGAGTTAGGTGCTGTTGCCCACCATATCTTTTTTCTTGTGCCTGCCGGACGGGGAAAAGACATTGAAGAAACTACGCTTAAGACAGCAGAGTATGAAGCCCTGCTGACACGTATTCTTGACAAGCAGGCAACCACCTCTATTGAAATAAAACCAACCTGTGCCCCACAGTTTATGCGTATTGCTAAAGAACGCGGCGTGCCTATGCGTTATACCCGCGGCTGTCTGGCAGGTACTACCTATTGTGTCATATTGCCTAATGGTGATGTCCAGCCTTGTCCGTATTTACCGCTGAAAGTAGGTAACGTGAGAGAGGCTGCTTTTGATACAATATGGCAAGACAGTAAGGTCTTTCAAGAACTGCGCCAGGAACCGCTCAAAGGCGGCTGCGGTTCTTGTGGTTATGACAGCCTGTGTGGTGGTTGCCGTGCCAGAGCGTATTATTACTCTGACGGAGATTATTTGGCTGAAGAGCCTTGGTGTAACCGGGGAAATAGATGA